One window of the Archangium primigenium genome contains the following:
- a CDS encoding glycosyltransferase yields the protein MKVALVHDWLVTQRGGEHVLEALCELFPQADIHTLVHRPGAVHPRIEARPIHTSVLQHVPRIHTLYRHFLPVLPQVIESMRLADDYDLVISSSHCVAKGIRKPPRARHLSYVHAPMRYMWDLFDDYFGPGRASLPVRAAAHAVRPLLQKWDRESTAGVDRVLVNSQHIARKVKRFWGRDATVVYPPVALERFCQHPLTGLGQGGYYLWLGAFAPYKRLDIALGAFRGLDAPLWVVGTGQEAAKLTSGALPPHIRFLGPVANDALAGLYRDARALIFTPEEDFGIVPLEAQASGRPVIAYGRGGALETVNPRTGVFFDTQSPESLADAVRRFEAWEPTFQPADARAQAERFSRAAFQRAIQAEVDALMGTHAAP from the coding sequence GTGAAGGTCGCCCTCGTCCATGACTGGCTCGTCACGCAACGCGGGGGAGAGCACGTGCTCGAAGCCCTGTGCGAGCTCTTCCCCCAGGCGGACATCCACACCCTCGTGCACCGCCCTGGCGCCGTGCACCCGCGCATCGAAGCCCGGCCCATCCACACGTCCGTGCTCCAGCACGTGCCGCGCATCCACACGCTCTACCGGCACTTCCTGCCCGTGCTGCCCCAGGTCATCGAGTCCATGCGCCTGGCGGACGACTACGACTTGGTCATCTCCTCCAGCCACTGCGTGGCCAAGGGCATTCGCAAGCCGCCCCGCGCCCGGCACCTGTCCTACGTGCACGCGCCCATGCGCTACATGTGGGACCTGTTCGACGACTACTTCGGCCCGGGCCGGGCGTCGCTGCCCGTGCGGGCGGCGGCGCACGCGGTGCGGCCCCTGCTCCAGAAGTGGGACCGCGAGAGCACCGCGGGCGTGGATCGGGTGCTCGTCAACAGCCAGCACATCGCCCGGAAGGTGAAGCGCTTCTGGGGCCGGGACGCCACCGTGGTGTACCCGCCCGTGGCCCTGGAGCGCTTCTGCCAGCACCCGCTCACGGGGCTCGGGCAGGGCGGCTACTACCTGTGGCTGGGCGCCTTCGCCCCCTACAAGCGGCTGGACATCGCGCTCGGGGCCTTCCGCGGGCTCGACGCGCCCCTGTGGGTGGTGGGCACCGGCCAGGAGGCCGCGAAGCTCACCTCGGGCGCCTTGCCCCCGCACATCCGCTTCCTCGGCCCGGTGGCGAACGACGCGCTCGCGGGCCTGTACCGCGACGCCCGGGCGCTCATCTTCACCCCCGAGGAGGACTTCGGCATCGTCCCCCTGGAGGCCCAGGCCTCCGGGCGGCCCGTCATCGCCTACGGGCGGGGTGGGGCCCTGGAGACGGTGAACCCGCGCACGGGCGTCTTCTTCGACACGCAGAGCCCCGAGTCCCTGGCGGACGCCGTGCGCCGCTTCGAGGCCTGGGAGCCCACCTTCCAGCCCGCCGACGCGCGGGCCCAGGCCGAGCGCTTCAGCCGCGCCGCCTTCCAGCGCGCCATCCAGGCCGAGGTGGACGCGCTCATGGGAACGCACGCCGCACCCTGA